From Anaerolineae bacterium, the proteins below share one genomic window:
- a CDS encoding response regulator transcription factor: MTATSVHSSPIESTRITVLIVDNLAHVRQGIKTLLQLADDFEVVGEAANGLEAVQMAEQLRPDIVIMDLKMPEMDGFEATRQIKSRHLAGGVITLTLYGSQHNRERAAQVGADAFIEKDAAAGMLEKKIREIYKTIQHFN; encoded by the coding sequence ATGACGGCAACGAGTGTACATTCCTCTCCAATTGAATCGACCAGGATAACGGTGCTTATCGTAGACAATTTGGCTCACGTCCGACAAGGGATCAAAACTCTGCTGCAACTGGCAGACGATTTCGAAGTGGTCGGTGAGGCAGCCAACGGTTTGGAAGCCGTGCAGATGGCTGAGCAATTGAGGCCCGATATTGTCATTATGGATCTAAAAATGCCGGAGATGGATGGCTTTGAGGCCACCCGGCAAATCAAGAGCCGCCATCTGGCCGGGGGCGTAATAACGCTCACCCTCTATGGTAGCCAACACAATCGGGAACGAGCCGCACAGGTCGGGGCTGACGCCTTCATTGAGAAAGACGCAGCCGCCGGCATGTTAGAAAAAAAGATACGCGAAATTTATAAAACCATTCAACATTTTAATTAA
- a CDS encoding acyltransferase family protein yields MMTTLSINAANRAIEMPISAKAVAKARLYFIDNLRILLITLVVLLHLSITYGHGGGWYYYEGQPDDLTTILLTMFNAVNQAFFMGFFFMISAYFTPGSYDRKGARLFLKDRLLRLGIPLLFYMIIIEPLLVYVLMVNVDGFEGSVWRGLARYFETHYLENIRLGVGPLWFVETLLIFAAIYVLWQRLAKPGIPVPSQRDEKVPGNMAIAMFALALGVVSFIVRIWLPIGWNFDLLNLQFPYFPQYIALFALGLMAYRRNWFMSISEATGKLWRNITIALIVLFPAMIIFGGADDPTPFMGSVHWQALALALWEQLLCMAMIITLLVWFRQRFNHQSNLTKTMSDSVYTVYIIHAPVAVMVALALQDLSLYPLIKFPLVALIVVPLCFWLATFIRKLPLARNIL; encoded by the coding sequence ATGATGACAACTCTATCAATCAATGCAGCAAATAGAGCTATAGAAATGCCGATATCGGCTAAAGCAGTGGCCAAAGCTCGATTATATTTTATTGATAATTTAAGAATATTGCTGATCACCCTGGTGGTTCTGCTCCACTTATCCATCACTTACGGCCATGGCGGGGGATGGTATTATTATGAAGGTCAGCCGGACGACCTCACCACTATCCTGCTTACAATGTTTAACGCCGTGAACCAAGCTTTCTTTATGGGCTTCTTTTTTATGATATCGGCCTATTTCACCCCCGGTTCTTATGATCGCAAGGGGGCCAGGCTGTTTCTCAAAGATCGGCTTTTGCGTTTGGGCATCCCCTTGCTGTTCTACATGATCATCATCGAGCCACTGCTCGTTTACGTACTGATGGTTAATGTTGACGGCTTCGAGGGGTCCGTGTGGCGGGGCCTGGCCCGATATTTTGAAACTCATTATTTGGAAAATATCAGGCTGGGCGTCGGCCCTTTGTGGTTTGTTGAAACCTTGTTGATCTTCGCCGCCATCTACGTGCTGTGGCAACGATTAGCAAAGCCTGGGATTCCTGTCCCGTCCCAGCGTGATGAAAAAGTGCCCGGTAATATGGCAATTGCCATGTTCGCCCTGGCTCTGGGGGTAGTCAGTTTTATCGTGCGGATATGGCTGCCCATAGGTTGGAATTTTGACCTGTTGAATCTGCAATTTCCCTACTTTCCCCAATACATCGCTCTGTTTGCACTCGGTCTGATGGCCTATCGCCGTAATTGGTTTATGAGCATATCCGAGGCCACCGGCAAATTGTGGCGCAACATCACCATCGCCCTCATTGTGCTGTTCCCCGCTATGATCATATTTGGCGGAGCGGACGACCCCACCCCATTTATGGGCAGCGTTCATTGGCAGGCTTTGGCTTTGGCCCTGTGGGAGCAACTCCTTTGTATGGCGATGATCATCACCCTCCTGGTCTGGTTCCGCCAGCGGTTTAATCATCAGAGTAACCTGACCAAAACAATGTCGGACAGCGTCTACACCGTGTATATTATTCACGCCCCGGTTGCGGTTATGGTTGCGCTGGCTTTGCAGGATTTGAGCCTGTACCCATTGATCAAGTTCCCTTTAGTGGCCCTCATTGTGGTCCCGCTCTGTTTCTGGCTGGCTACCTTTATCCGCAAACTCCCGCTGGCCAGAAATATCCTATAA
- a CDS encoding glycoside hydrolase family 9 protein produces the protein MNIHQPLNAANDLNLNDLDYFETRGLNVLVFSNWYNSNFSDSKISGVEIIHHEVRTATNGDVRLHSTPEQWDPIPEFVKREVDRRANRIEAYARYAEYDFDFMIRAEAREGGILLSVHLEKPLPDELEGRAGFNLEFLPTAYFGKAYLMDGQSGIFPLYPGGPTAVDKAGQVEPKPIAAGKTLVLAPEDPARRVTIAARDGSKLLLFDGRNKAQNGWYVVRSLIPAGKSGQVIEWRLAANTIPYWTRPPMIAHSQVGYHPWQNKIAVIELDKNDSSQATARLLKVTETGALKEKLKGEIKEWGQYLRYNYFTFDFTAIKESGLYVIEYGQQRTRPFGIAEDVFENAWQPTLDIFFPAQMDHLYVNEAYRVWHGAAHLDDALQAPVDHVHFDLYAQGPTTDTPYQPGQHIPGLNVGGWFDAGDFDIRTQSQYAVVLSMVQTWESFGLNRDETTIDQEKRYVDIHHPDGKPDLLQQIEHGVLALIAQHRAVGHAIPGIIAANISQYTHLGDAMTMTDNIVTEDPELATRKRDGFNNSPIDDRWAFTSKSTPLNYGSSAALAAASRALRGFNDELAVECLATAEKVWIEEHSHAPDTFSHGNTTGGSLEEEELKAAVELLICTKEAKYATRIEALWPTIENQFAHNAAMAARAMPYMNETYAAKLEKLVQAYKNELAEFDKINPFGVPISRGGWAGNGQIIGWAITNYLLHKAFPNIIEPEYTFRGLNYIYGCHPGSNISFVSGVGAHSKKVAYGTNRADFSFIAGGVVPGVLIIEPDFPENQEDWPFLWGENEYVINVGAGYIFLVNAANDLLNGTS, from the coding sequence ATGAACATTCACCAACCTTTAAATGCGGCCAATGATCTCAACCTGAATGACCTCGACTATTTTGAAACGCGCGGGCTTAATGTGCTGGTTTTTAGCAATTGGTACAACAGCAACTTTAGCGATTCTAAAATAAGTGGCGTGGAAATTATCCACCATGAAGTGCGCACCGCCACCAATGGCGACGTAAGACTGCACTCCACCCCCGAACAATGGGACCCTATCCCTGAATTTGTAAAACGCGAAGTAGATAGACGCGCTAATCGGATTGAGGCTTATGCCAGATATGCCGAATATGATTTTGATTTTATGATCAGGGCCGAGGCGCGCGAGGGCGGTATCCTGCTGAGTGTTCATCTTGAAAAGCCGCTACCTGACGAGCTTGAGGGCCGGGCCGGCTTTAACCTGGAATTCCTGCCCACCGCCTATTTTGGCAAAGCGTACCTTATGGATGGCCAAAGCGGGATTTTTCCACTCTATCCCGGCGGCCCAACGGCCGTGGACAAGGCGGGCCAGGTTGAGCCAAAACCCATTGCCGCCGGTAAAACCCTGGTCTTGGCCCCGGAAGACCCGGCGCGGCGCGTCACCATAGCCGCCAGGGATGGTAGCAAGCTGCTACTGTTTGATGGCCGCAATAAAGCCCAAAACGGCTGGTATGTGGTGCGCAGCCTGATCCCGGCGGGCAAATCCGGCCAGGTTATTGAATGGCGACTGGCGGCTAACACGATTCCCTATTGGACGCGCCCGCCGATGATCGCCCATTCGCAGGTTGGTTACCATCCCTGGCAAAACAAAATTGCCGTGATCGAACTTGACAAAAACGATAGCTCGCAGGCCACGGCTCGCCTCCTGAAAGTCACCGAAACAGGCGCATTAAAGGAAAAACTCAAGGGTGAGATCAAAGAATGGGGGCAATATCTCAGATATAACTACTTCACGTTTGATTTTACCGCTATCAAAGAAAGTGGGCTGTATGTTATTGAATACGGCCAACAACGTACCAGACCCTTTGGCATTGCCGAAGATGTATTTGAAAATGCCTGGCAACCCACCCTGGACATCTTTTTTCCGGCCCAGATGGACCACCTATACGTGAATGAAGCGTATCGCGTTTGGCATGGCGCCGCCCATCTTGATGATGCTTTGCAGGCGCCGGTGGATCACGTGCATTTTGATTTGTACGCCCAAGGCCCCACCACCGACACCCCTTACCAACCAGGCCAGCATATTCCGGGCTTGAATGTGGGCGGCTGGTTTGATGCCGGGGATTTTGATATTCGCACCCAGTCACAATACGCAGTCGTGTTGAGTATGGTGCAAACCTGGGAAAGCTTTGGCCTGAATAGGGATGAGACCACGATTGATCAGGAAAAGCGCTATGTGGACATACACCACCCCGACGGCAAACCCGATTTGCTACAGCAGATTGAACACGGCGTGCTGGCCCTCATTGCGCAACACCGCGCGGTTGGCCACGCCATTCCCGGCATCATTGCGGCCAACATCTCCCAATATACCCATCTGGGGGATGCCATGACCATGACCGATAATATTGTAACCGAAGACCCCGAACTGGCTACCCGCAAACGGGATGGATTTAATAACAGCCCGATTGACGATCGCTGGGCTTTTACCAGTAAATCTACCCCCTTGAACTACGGCTCTAGTGCCGCTTTGGCCGCCGCCAGCCGCGCTTTGCGTGGCTTCAATGATGAACTGGCGGTTGAATGTTTGGCTACGGCTGAAAAAGTATGGATAGAGGAACACAGCCATGCGCCAGACACTTTTTCTCACGGCAACACCACCGGCGGCAGCCTGGAAGAAGAGGAACTCAAAGCGGCTGTTGAACTATTGATCTGCACCAAAGAGGCTAAATATGCCACCCGGATAGAAGCATTGTGGCCGACGATTGAAAACCAGTTTGCCCACAATGCGGCAATGGCCGCGCGGGCGATGCCTTATATGAATGAAACTTATGCAGCCAAATTAGAAAAGTTGGTTCAAGCTTATAAAAATGAATTGGCCGAGTTTGATAAAATCAATCCTTTTGGCGTGCCTATTTCCAGGGGAGGGTGGGCCGGAAACGGCCAGATTATTGGCTGGGCCATTACCAATTATTTATTGCACAAAGCCTTTCCCAACATCATTGAGCCCGAATATACGTTTAGAGGCTTAAACTATATCTATGGCTGCCATCCTGGCTCTAATATTTCCTTTGTTTCGGGCGTTGGCGCCCATTCAAAAAAGGTGGCCTATGGCACCAACCGGGCTGATTTTTCATTTATTGCCGGCGGCGTTGTGCCGGGGGTTTTAATTATTGAGCCGGATTTCCCTGAAAACCAGGAAGACTGGCCCTTTTTATGGGGCGAGAATGAATATGTGATTAATGTCGGCGCGGGATATATCTTCCTGGTCAATGCCGCCAATGATTTATTGAACGGGACCAGCTGA
- a CDS encoding energy-coupling factor transporter transmembrane protein EcfT, whose protein sequence is MNIFLYLDENTWFHRLDPRTKLIGMFILFMMALTFNHPLGVGSVTLFVFAIAVAAKALPNFWRLRFILVLLTVFSTVMWPFFAEGPTVLWSWGRLQVSQESLLYGLAMGLRLSTFVGSGLLLLSTTKNEELTNGLIRLKLPYPFAFALSTAFRLVPTFAGAGATIVQAQISRGLDLESGNIFTRAGKFIPLAVPLFIYAIRHTNLLAMALESRGFSPEHQRSLYLNPQMRGGDYAVLIVLALVWLGMLYLRWQGYGAVLPRL, encoded by the coding sequence ATGAATATCTTTTTATATCTCGACGAAAATACCTGGTTTCACCGGCTGGACCCGCGCACCAAGCTCATTGGCATGTTCATTCTCTTTATGATGGCCTTAACCTTTAACCATCCCCTGGGCGTGGGCAGTGTGACCCTGTTCGTGTTCGCCATTGCCGTTGCGGCCAAAGCTCTGCCCAATTTCTGGCGCTTGCGCTTTATCCTGGTTTTGCTGACCGTGTTCAGCACTGTGATGTGGCCCTTTTTTGCCGAGGGGCCGACCGTGCTCTGGTCGTGGGGCCGGTTGCAGGTTAGCCAGGAGTCGTTGCTCTACGGCCTGGCGATGGGGTTGCGGCTTTCGACTTTTGTCGGCTCCGGCCTGCTGTTGCTCTCAACCACAAAGAATGAGGAATTAACCAACGGCTTAATCCGCCTGAAGCTGCCCTATCCCTTTGCCTTTGCCCTTTCCACGGCCTTCCGGCTGGTGCCCACCTTTGCCGGGGCCGGGGCCACCATTGTGCAGGCCCAAATCTCGCGCGGCCTGGACCTGGAATCTGGCAATATTTTCACCCGGGCCGGAAAATTCATTCCCCTGGCCGTGCCATTGTTTATCTACGCCATCCGTCATACCAACCTGCTGGCCATGGCCCTGGAATCACGCGGCTTTAGCCCGGAACATCAACGGTCGTTGTATCTCAATCCGCAAATGAGAGGGGGAGATTACGCCGTATTGATTGTATTGGCCCTGGTGTGGTTGGGCATGCTCTACTTGCGCTGGCAGGGTTACGGCGCGGTGCTGCCCCGACTTTAG